A window of Eubacteriaceae bacterium ES3 contains these coding sequences:
- a CDS encoding VTT domain-containing protein has translation MNIKAYDKLIKIIIFLMLATLLIFIIDLYSKGIFASTQSFENYIKSFGPWEALVFIGFQMIMVIFPFMPSSIGTVVGIILFGPILGFVYNYIAICTASVIDFFLSRKYGVELVKKMVSQKTLDKYFNVLSDQKRFEKIFAGAIFLPGAPDDYLCYLAGLSTMKFSHYFIIILLGKIPSIAVFSLGITSLFHFLLSLFTG, from the coding sequence ATGAATATTAAAGCCTACGATAAACTGATAAAAATCATCATTTTTTTGATGCTTGCAACCCTTTTAATTTTTATTATTGATCTTTACAGTAAAGGTATTTTTGCATCAACTCAGTCCTTTGAAAACTATATCAAAAGCTTTGGTCCCTGGGAAGCCCTTGTTTTTATTGGCTTCCAGATGATTATGGTTATTTTTCCCTTTATGCCTTCATCGATTGGGACTGTTGTTGGTATCATCCTCTTCGGTCCGATACTGGGTTTTGTCTATAATTATATTGCCATTTGTACTGCATCAGTGATAGATTTTTTTCTTTCTCGAAAATATGGTGTAGAACTGGTTAAAAAAATGGTCAGCCAGAAGACTCTTGATAAATATTTCAATGTCCTCAGTGACCAAAAGCGGTTTGAGAAAATTTTTGCCGGGGCCATTTTTCTGCCCGGCGCTCCCGATGATTATTTATGTTATCTGGCTGGTCTTTCAACCATGAAGTTCTCCCACTATTTTATCATAATACTCTTGGGAAAAATTCCTTCCATCGCGGTTTTTAGTTTAGGAATTACCTCTCTGTTTCATTTTCTGCTGTCGCTTTTTACCGGATAA
- a CDS encoding sulfite exporter TauE/SafE family protein, which translates to MSLLLSFLICFIAGAGAGLGTGFAGMSAAAIISPVLITFLGVPAYEAVGIALASDVLASGVSSITYAKHKNVDIRNGLVMMIAVLTFTLVGSLVSSFLPSTTMGSFSVIMTMVLGIKFLIKPVTGSPEAMSNLDPKARIIRSVLSGTLVGFICGFIGAGGGMMMLIILTAILGYELKMAVGTSVFIMTFTALTGALSHFVIGGIPNLFYLAVCVFSTLIWARIAAKIANKVDHITLNRITGSILVTFGLAVLFLG; encoded by the coding sequence GTGTCATTATTATTAAGCTTTTTAATTTGTTTTATAGCCGGTGCTGGCGCCGGATTGGGAACCGGTTTTGCCGGCATGAGCGCGGCTGCGATCATTAGCCCGGTTTTGATTACTTTTCTGGGCGTTCCAGCCTATGAAGCGGTTGGTATTGCCCTTGCCAGCGATGTTCTAGCCAGCGGAGTCAGTTCAATTACCTACGCCAAACACAAAAATGTCGATATCAGAAATGGTTTGGTGATGATGATTGCTGTTTTAACCTTTACATTAGTGGGCAGTCTGGTCTCAAGTTTTCTTCCCAGTACTACAATGGGCAGTTTTTCAGTAATTATGACTATGGTCCTGGGGATCAAATTTCTGATTAAACCAGTTACAGGTTCTCCTGAAGCAATGAGTAACCTTGACCCTAAAGCCAGAATCATCCGCTCAGTCCTCTCAGGAACTCTAGTTGGTTTTATCTGCGGCTTTATCGGTGCGGGTGGGGGAATGATGATGCTCATCATTCTAACTGCAATCTTAGGCTATGAACTTAAGATGGCGGTTGGAACCAGTGTCTTTATTATGACCTTTACCGCATTAACAGGGGCGCTTAGCCATTTTGTAATTGGCGGGATTCCCAATCTTTTTTATCTGGCTGTTTGTGTTTTTTCGACCCTCATCTGGGCCAGAATTGCTGCCAAAATAGCCAATAAGGTTGACCATATCACTCTTAATCGAATCACCGGTTCGATTCTAGTGACATTCGGTTTAGCCGTATTGTTTTTGGGCTAA
- a CDS encoding IS256 family transposase — protein sequence MAQLNITLDTELLHGLFTKDSRDEAFSKLLETILNQVLVAQSAEQLGAERYERCEDRTAYRNGFRDRELTTRIGGITLRIPRHRNGEFSTTMFQRYQRSEQALMLAMIEMVINGVSTRKIENITEELCGQSFSKSTVSKLCENLDPVVNGFRNRTLEKHYPFIIVDALYLKVREDSRVRSKGLLVATAVNENGNREVIGFQLNDTETESSWGDFFQNLKERGLTAVDLIVSDNHKGLVNAIKKHFQGSTWQRCQTHFSRNVLDKTPKNQQSELKSYLKRIYNAVNIEDARNLLKDTLRHFESKAPKAIEILEEGFDDVMAVMSLPEKYRKRLRTTNSIERLNEEIRRRDRVIRIYPNEKSVIRLLGALLMEQDEKWSSGRKYLDMQDYYEFLKEQTAAVSSAA from the coding sequence ATGGCTCAATTAAATATTACACTGGACACAGAACTTTTGCACGGACTTTTTACAAAAGATTCCCGGGATGAGGCTTTTTCAAAGCTTCTGGAAACAATTCTTAACCAGGTGCTTGTAGCGCAATCGGCTGAGCAACTTGGTGCTGAACGCTATGAGCGATGCGAGGATCGGACAGCTTACCGTAACGGTTTTAGGGATCGTGAATTAACAACGCGAATCGGTGGTATCACCCTGCGGATCCCTCGTCATCGTAACGGCGAATTCAGCACGACGATGTTTCAGCGCTACCAGCGGAGCGAGCAGGCTCTGATGCTGGCAATGATCGAAATGGTCATTAATGGGGTTTCAACCCGCAAAATCGAAAACATTACAGAAGAACTTTGTGGCCAGAGCTTTTCAAAATCAACAGTTTCAAAGCTGTGTGAAAATCTGGATCCGGTAGTAAACGGTTTTCGTAACCGAACGCTTGAAAAGCATTATCCATTTATAATTGTGGATGCTTTATATCTCAAAGTTCGCGAAGACAGCAGAGTCCGGTCAAAAGGTCTATTGGTAGCAACCGCAGTCAACGAAAATGGCAATCGTGAAGTAATTGGTTTTCAGCTGAATGATACCGAAACAGAATCAAGCTGGGGAGATTTTTTTCAAAATCTCAAAGAGCGTGGTCTGACAGCCGTTGATCTGATAGTATCCGATAATCACAAAGGACTTGTAAATGCGATTAAAAAACATTTTCAGGGATCCACCTGGCAGAGATGCCAGACACATTTCTCAAGAAATGTACTGGATAAAACGCCCAAAAATCAGCAGTCCGAATTGAAATCCTATCTGAAACGCATCTACAATGCAGTAAATATTGAAGATGCCCGCAACCTGCTGAAAGACACACTGAGACATTTTGAATCCAAAGCACCAAAAGCGATTGAAATACTCGAAGAAGGTTTTGATGATGTGATGGCTGTAATGAGTCTTCCTGAGAAATACCGGAAAAGACTGCGCACAACCAACAGTATCGAACGACTCAACGAGGAAATCAGGCGTCGTGATCGCGTGATCCGCATTTATCCCAACGAAAAATCGGTTATCCGTTTACTGGGTGCGCTGCTTATGGAACAGGATGAAAAATGGTCTTCCGGCAGAAAATATCTGGATATGCAGGATTACTATGAATTTTTAAAAGAACAGACGGCTGCTGTTTCATCAGCAGCCTAG
- the ftsH gene encoding ATP-dependent zinc metalloprotease FtsH, whose product MEEEPKKPQKGILYYYGLVILGILVFNALVAPLLVEQTIEPVGYNQLLADIESGTVTEMEINDQQIYYRIVDADGQEVVRSTGAMDDPDFVTRLQAHPEVTYTKIVPQEMSPLAKFLTSWLLPFILLFAIGQFFMSRMQKRMGGGNAMAFGKSNAKIYVKAQTGVNFSDVAGQNEAKEAMGEIVDFLHNPQKYTEIGATLPKGALLVGPPGTGKTLLAKAVAGEAEVPFFSISGSEFVEMFVGMGAAKVRDLFKQANEKAPCIVFIDEIDTIGKKRNSGMGGNDEREQTLNQLLTEMDGFDGKKGVVILAATNRPESLDPALLRPGRFDRRIPVELPDLAGREAILKVHSTKVKMEDAIDLNAIARATSGASGAELANMVNEAALRAVRMERNAISQSDLEESVEVILAGYQRKNSLISEKEKKIVAYHEIGHALVAAKQSGTAPVHKITIVPRTSGALGYTMQVEEGEKVLMSKTEALQKICTYTGGRAAEALIFDSITSGASNDIEQATKIARMMVSKLGMSDTFGMTSFETQQNQYLGGESSLNCSPETAREIDMQVMTIIAGQYEKATEILKENKDKLNELADYLLEKETISGDEFMSILSA is encoded by the coding sequence ATGGAAGAAGAACCAAAGAAACCGCAAAAAGGGATACTCTATTATTATGGCCTCGTTATTTTGGGCATCCTGGTATTTAACGCTCTGGTCGCTCCCCTACTGGTTGAGCAAACAATTGAGCCAGTCGGTTATAATCAGTTGCTGGCTGATATTGAATCCGGAACGGTCACTGAAATGGAAATAAACGATCAGCAAATTTATTACCGTATAGTTGATGCAGACGGACAGGAAGTGGTTCGTTCGACTGGTGCCATGGATGATCCGGATTTTGTGACTCGTTTGCAAGCACATCCTGAAGTAACATATACTAAAATTGTTCCCCAGGAAATGTCACCATTGGCAAAATTCCTGACTTCATGGTTGCTGCCATTTATTTTATTGTTCGCGATCGGTCAATTTTTTATGTCTCGGATGCAAAAACGGATGGGTGGCGGCAATGCTATGGCTTTTGGTAAGAGTAACGCCAAAATTTATGTTAAAGCCCAAACAGGCGTTAATTTTTCTGATGTGGCAGGGCAAAACGAAGCCAAAGAAGCTATGGGAGAAATTGTTGATTTCCTGCATAATCCGCAAAAATACACTGAAATTGGAGCTACCCTCCCTAAAGGAGCCCTACTGGTTGGCCCACCGGGAACCGGTAAAACGCTATTGGCTAAGGCTGTGGCAGGTGAAGCGGAAGTTCCCTTTTTCTCTATTTCCGGTTCTGAATTTGTTGAGATGTTTGTTGGGATGGGAGCCGCCAAAGTCCGTGATCTCTTTAAACAAGCCAATGAAAAAGCTCCCTGTATTGTTTTTATTGATGAAATTGATACTATTGGTAAAAAGCGAAACAGCGGGATGGGTGGAAATGATGAACGGGAACAAACTCTTAATCAGCTGTTGACAGAGATGGATGGATTCGATGGCAAAAAAGGTGTGGTGATTTTGGCTGCAACTAACCGACCGGAGAGTCTTGACCCGGCACTTCTGCGTCCTGGACGGTTTGATCGACGGATTCCTGTTGAATTGCCTGATTTAGCAGGGCGCGAGGCTATTCTCAAGGTTCATTCCACAAAAGTGAAAATGGAAGATGCCATTGATTTAAATGCGATTGCCCGGGCGACGTCAGGAGCTTCTGGCGCGGAATTGGCTAATATGGTAAACGAAGCGGCATTAAGAGCAGTCCGTATGGAGAGAAATGCGATCTCCCAATCGGATTTGGAAGAAAGCGTAGAAGTAATTCTCGCCGGATATCAGCGAAAAAATTCGCTGATTTCTGAAAAAGAAAAGAAAATTGTCGCCTATCACGAAATCGGTCATGCTCTGGTGGCCGCTAAACAAAGCGGTACGGCTCCGGTCCATAAAATTACCATTGTCCCCAGAACATCTGGTGCATTGGGCTATACCATGCAGGTAGAAGAAGGCGAAAAAGTGTTAATGAGCAAAACAGAAGCCTTGCAAAAGATTTGTACCTATACCGGTGGTCGAGCAGCTGAAGCACTGATCTTTGATTCGATCACATCGGGGGCCTCCAACGATATCGAGCAGGCTACTAAGATTGCCAGGATGATGGTCTCCAAGCTGGGAATGAGTGATACTTTTGGTATGACGTCTTTTGAGACCCAGCAAAATCAGTATCTTGGTGGTGAAAGCAGCCTCAATTGTTCTCCGGAAACAGCCCGGGAAATTGACATGCAGGTCATGACCATTATAGCAGGCCAGTATGAAAAAGCAACGGAAATCCTTAAGGAAAACAAGGATAAACTCAATGAACTTGCAGACTATTTACTTGAGAAAGAAACAATCAGCGGCGATGAGTTTATGTCGATCTTGTCTGCTTAA